CGCCACCGCATTGCCACCGCCCAGGCACAGCGAGGCCAAACCGCGTTTTAGGCCCCTGGCGGCCAGGGCATGGATCAGAGTGACCAGCACGCGGGCACCGCTGGCGCCGATGGGGTGTCCCAGGGCGACCGCTCCGCCGTGGACGTTGACCTTGTCGGCCGGGATATCCAGCGGGCGGCAGCAGGCCACGGCCTGGGCAGCGAAAGCCTCGTTCAGTTCGAACAGATCGATATCTGCTACCCGCAAGCCGGCCTTTTTGAGCGCTGCATCCATCGCGGTGACCGGGGCGATGAAGATCTCCTTCGGCGGTACGCCGGAGGTGGCCGTCGCGACGATCCGCGCCTTGAGCGGCGAGCGGCTTTCGGCGGCCAGTTTCTCGGAGACCACGACCACAGCGGCCGCGCCGTCCGAAAGCTGCGAGGCGTTGCCGGCCGTTACGGTGCCGTCGGCCCCGAAGGCCGGCTTCAGCTTGGCGAGGCCCTCGATGCTCGTATCGGGCCGGGGCCCTTCGTCGTGCTTGACGATCGTGTCGCCTTTGCGCCCTGGAATTACAACCGGCACGATCTCGGTGTCGAAGGCGCCGGAGTTCGTGGCGGCGACCGCCCGGCGATGGCTTTCGCACGCGAAGGCGTCCTGATCGGCCCGGTTGACGCCCCGCGTGGCGGCGATGTAGTCGGCCTCGGCACCCATTGCCATGTCCTCAAACGCGCACCACAGTCCGTCTTGGATCATCGAATCGACGATCTGCTGGTGGCCGTACTTGTAGCCCTCGCGCGAGCCGACCAGCAGATGAGGCGAGCGGCTCATGCTTTCCATACCACCGGCTACGACGCATTGGGCATCGCCGGCGCGGATCACCTGGTCGGCAAGCATCGCGGCCTTCAGCCCCGAGCCGCACATTTTGTTGATCGTCAGCGCGGCGACCGTGGGCGGGAGCCCGGCGAACAAGGCTGCCTGCCGGGCAGGGGCCTGGCCTAGTCCGGCTGACAAGATGTTGCCCAAGATTACCTCGTCGACCGCGTCGCCCGGGATGCCCGTGCGTTTGAGCGCCTCGGCAATGCACAGGGCGCCCAGCCGCGGAGCCGGCAACGACGCCAGCCCCCCCAGAAACTTGCCGATCGGCGTCCGACAGCCGCCGAGGATGTATGCGTGGCGCATGGCCTGATGCTCCGAAGGTCGCTTTCCAACCGTATCTTTCGCTCTCGCTGCACTGCCCATCGTAATCTTGCCGGCTCGGGCGATTAAGGGGCGCTTTTCCCGTGCCGGACACTCGGGCTATCATCGCACGGGCATGGCCCGACCACTGGACATCTTGATTCCCGAGTTTGCCGCCGGCAGCCGCCGCGCCTTGGCCGAGCTGATTTCGCTGGTCGAGGATGGCACGGCCCCGGCGGCGCCGCCTCCGCGCGGCTTGGCGCACGTCGTCGGCATCACCGGCAGCGGCGGCGCAGGCAAGAGCACCCTGGTCGGGGCGCTCATCAAGCACCTGCGAGGGCTGGGCAAGCGCGTGGCCGTGCTGGCGTGCGATCCGCAGAGTCCCTTGTCGGGAGGGGCCCTGCTCGGAGACCGCATTCGTGTGGATCTGCCGGCCACGGACGAGGGCCTGTTCTTCCGTAGCATGTCGACGCGCGGCGCGTACGGCGGAATCTCCCAGTCGGTCGCCCCGGCGCTGGCCTGGCTCAAGGCCTACGGCTTCGATGTAATCATCGTCGAGACCGTGGGCGTTGGGCAGGATCAGGCCGCGGTCCGTCCGCTGGTCGACACGCTGGTGTTGCTGGTCACGCCGAATACGGGGGACGAGGTGCAATGGGAAAAGGCCGGCCTGATCGAGGTGGCCGATCTGGTGGTGGTGAATAAGTCGGACCTGCCTGGGGCCGAGCGCGTGCGGCAGCAATTGACCGGCGCCCTGCAATTGGTGCCGACGGATCGCCCGACGCCGGTGCTTGCCACGACCGCGGCGTCGGGGCAGGGGGTCGCCGAACTCTGGGCCGCCATCGAAGCGCACCCGCGGTCCTGAGCCGTGCGCCTGCTGCAACCGGTTGCGCGATTGCTTGACTCGCCCTCCGGGGGCCTGATAATCCGGCCCGACACACCAGGGTTCGTCCGTGCATCCTGTCCTGGCTTGCTCGGCGCCCCCGCGCCATCCAACACGACCTTGGGAGAACCACCATGCCCACTGTACCGCGGACAGATCTGATGCTGCGGGACGGCGCCTTTGCCGGCAAGACGATCGCCATCACCGGCGGCGGAACGGGGCTGGGCCGCTCGATGGGCGAATGCCTGCTGCGGCTCGGCGCGAAGCTGGTGATTTGCGGTCGCCGCGAGGAGGTGATCACCCAGGCGGCCAGCGAAATGATGCGCGACACCGGTGGCGAGGTGTTCTATCAGCGATGCGATGTCCGCGATCCCGAGCAAGTCGAAGCGCTGATCGCCGCGGCGACCGACAAGTTGGGCACGATCCACGGCTGGATCAATAATGCCGCGGGCAATTTCATTTGTCCGACCGAGCGGCTGTCGTACAACGGCTTCAACGCGGTGGTCGACATCGTGCTCAAGGGCACTGCGAACTGCACGTTGGCCATGGGCAGGCGGTGGATTGCCGAAGGCACTCCGGGCGTGTTCCTGAGCATCATCGCCACGTATGCCTGGACGGGCTCGGGCTATGTGGTGCCGTCGGCCGTCGCCAAGGCCGGCGTGCTGATGCTGTCGCGCTCTTTGGCCTCGGAATGGGGCAAGTACAACATTCGCCTCAACTGCATCGCGCCCGGGCCGTTCCCGACCGAAGGCGCCTGGTCGCGATTGATGCCCGAGCAGGTTGCCGACAAGTTCGATGCGGCGACGAAGATTCCGCTGGGCCGGAACGGCGAGCACCAGGAATTGGCCAACCTGGCCTCGTTCCTGCTGTCCGACTACTCGGCCTACATGACCGGCGATTGCGTCACCATCGACGGCGGTGAATGGGTTCGCGGTGCGGGCATGTTCAACGCCTTGGAAAAGGTGTCGAGCAACGAATGGGACGCGCTGCAGGCCATGATGCGGCCGCGTAAGGGCTCCTGAGTTATTCGCGCATGGAATACCGCGAACTTGGGCGATCGGGCCTGCGTGTTTCGGCCATCGCGATGGGCTGTTGGCCGATCTCGGGGATGTCGAGCGTCGACGTGAGCGACGACGCCAGCGTGGCCACGCTCGAAGCGGCCGTGGATTGTGGGGTCAATTTCTTCGACACGGCCTACAACTACGGCCAGAACGGCGAAAGCGAACGGCTGATCGCCCGCGCGCTCGGTCACCGGCGCAACGAAATCCTGATCGCCACCAAGGCGGGACTGCTCTGGACCTCCGACCGCCGGCAGGTGCGCGACGCCCGGCCGGAGACGCTGCGCCGCTCGCTGGATGAAAGCCTGCGGCGGCTCGGGACCGACCAGGTCGACGTGCTGTTCTTGCATGCCCCGGATCCGGCCGTACCGTTGGCCGAAACGGCCGGATGTTTCGCCGAGTTGAAGGCTGCCGGTCGCATCCGTGCGGTGGGAACTTCGAATCTCGACGTCGATCAATTGGCGGAGTTTCATGCCGTCTGCCCGATCGACGTCCATCAGCCGGCCTACAACCTCTTGCAGCGCGAGATCGAGCTCGACATGCTGCCTTGGTGCCGCGAGCGGGGTGTGGCCGTGGCCGTCTATTGGCCGTTGCTCAAGGGGCTGCTGGCCGGACGGATGACGCCGGATTTTGTCTTCCGCCCCGGTGACGGGCGGGCGAAATACCCGATGTTTCAGAGTCCGGAATTCGAACGCAACCTCGAATTTGTTGCGGCGCTGCAAAGAATCGCTGACGATGCTGGCCGCAGTGTGGCCCAATTGGTGCTGTGCTGGACGATTCACCAGCCCGGCATCACCACCGCCCTGGTCGGTGCCAAACGGCCCGAGCAGATTCGCGAGAATGCCGGCGGCGCCGGCTGGTCGTTGAGCTCGGAGCAACTTGCGGCGATCGACGCCGCCTTGCTCGAGCGGGGCCCGATCGTTACCCGGTTTCCCGTCTGACAGGTTGGCAGCATGAAACGGGTCTTGCTCACGGCGTTTGCTCCTTACGGTGCCTGGGACTCGAACGCCAGTTGGTTGTGCGTGCAGGAGTTGACCCGCGAGCTCCCTGATGCACCGCACTTGACCACGCGTTTGTATCCGGTCGATTTCTCGGAAACTCGTCGGCGGCTCGAGCGCGATCTGGCGGGCGGATTCGATTACGCGGTTCACCTGGGACAGGCCCCCGGCTCTGCGCGCCTGCGCCTGGAGGCCGTGGCGC
The window above is part of the Pirellulales bacterium genome. Proteins encoded here:
- a CDS encoding acetyl-CoA C-acetyltransferase, giving the protein MRHAYILGGCRTPIGKFLGGLASLPAPRLGALCIAEALKRTGIPGDAVDEVILGNILSAGLGQAPARQAALFAGLPPTVAALTINKMCGSGLKAAMLADQVIRAGDAQCVVAGGMESMSRSPHLLVGSREGYKYGHQQIVDSMIQDGLWCAFEDMAMGAEADYIAATRGVNRADQDAFACESHRRAVAATNSGAFDTEIVPVVIPGRKGDTIVKHDEGPRPDTSIEGLAKLKPAFGADGTVTAGNASQLSDGAAAVVVVSEKLAAESRSPLKARIVATATSGVPPKEIFIAPVTAMDAALKKAGLRVADIDLFELNEAFAAQAVACCRPLDIPADKVNVHGGAVALGHPIGASGARVLVTLIHALAARGLKRGLASLCLGGGNAVAMIVERV
- the meaB gene encoding methylmalonyl Co-A mutase-associated GTPase MeaB, whose protein sequence is MARPLDILIPEFAAGSRRALAELISLVEDGTAPAAPPPRGLAHVVGITGSGGAGKSTLVGALIKHLRGLGKRVAVLACDPQSPLSGGALLGDRIRVDLPATDEGLFFRSMSTRGAYGGISQSVAPALAWLKAYGFDVIIVETVGVGQDQAAVRPLVDTLVLLVTPNTGDEVQWEKAGLIEVADLVVVNKSDLPGAERVRQQLTGALQLVPTDRPTPVLATTAASGQGVAELWAAIEAHPRS
- a CDS encoding SDR family oxidoreductase, which encodes MPTVPRTDLMLRDGAFAGKTIAITGGGTGLGRSMGECLLRLGAKLVICGRREEVITQAASEMMRDTGGEVFYQRCDVRDPEQVEALIAAATDKLGTIHGWINNAAGNFICPTERLSYNGFNAVVDIVLKGTANCTLAMGRRWIAEGTPGVFLSIIATYAWTGSGYVVPSAVAKAGVLMLSRSLASEWGKYNIRLNCIAPGPFPTEGAWSRLMPEQVADKFDAATKIPLGRNGEHQELANLASFLLSDYSAYMTGDCVTIDGGEWVRGAGMFNALEKVSSNEWDALQAMMRPRKGS
- a CDS encoding aldo/keto reductase, with the translated sequence MEYRELGRSGLRVSAIAMGCWPISGMSSVDVSDDASVATLEAAVDCGVNFFDTAYNYGQNGESERLIARALGHRRNEILIATKAGLLWTSDRRQVRDARPETLRRSLDESLRRLGTDQVDVLFLHAPDPAVPLAETAGCFAELKAAGRIRAVGTSNLDVDQLAEFHAVCPIDVHQPAYNLLQREIELDMLPWCRERGVAVAVYWPLLKGLLAGRMTPDFVFRPGDGRAKYPMFQSPEFERNLEFVAALQRIADDAGRSVAQLVLCWTIHQPGITTALVGAKRPEQIRENAGGAGWSLSSEQLAAIDAALLERGPIVTRFPV